In the Salvia miltiorrhiza cultivar Shanhuang (shh) chromosome 8, IMPLAD_Smil_shh, whole genome shotgun sequence genome, GAACAAAAACATTGTACGTCACACAATCAGGCAAGCAACCATTGTTTGCCATTTGCATCATCAAATCCTTAGCCTCCTCTATCTGCCCATCTTTGCAAAGTGCACCGATAAGGATTGTGTATGTTACGGCGTCATGTTGCATACCTTTGGATGGAAGCTCATCGAATAGATCCTTTGCTTGTGTGACTTTATTATCGTGGCATAATCCCTCAATAAGGATAGTATAAGTCACAATGTCAGGAATGATGCCTTTATCTTCCATGGTATGCAACACCGAAAATGCTTCACCAATACGATGAGCTCCACACAAACCATCCAGCAAGACATTGTAAGTCTTTATATTTGGAGACACTTGTAGAGCTTCCATCTCTTTGAAAAGCTTTAAGCCGTCTTCACATTTGCCTTCACGGAATAAGGCCTCTAGCATTATGGTATAAGAAACCACATTGCGCTTTAACCCTTGGTAGGGAATTATGGTAAAAAGACGTGAAACTTCATCGACTTGCCCCTTTTTGCAATACCCGTTCATCAAACTAGTGTAGCTTATGATATCGGGCTTAATTCCAGAGCTCACTGCCAATTGGAAAATGCGTTCGGCTTCGTCCATTTTTCCTTGCATACTGTACCCATTTATCAATGCATTGTATGTGACAATGTTGGGCTGAACATCAATTTCCTTCATAGATACCAACATATGTTCGGCCTCTTCCACCTTTCCATCTCTGCACCAAGCATCCACAAAGATAGTGCACGTCCACACATCTGGGTAGATCAGATCAGCTATCATCTTCTTTAAAATGTCTTCTGCTTCGTCTATTCTTCTCCTTTTGCATAACCCCTCAATTATTGAAGTATATGTCACAACATCGGGTGAAATCCCCTTATCACCCAAAGAGGAGAAGAGTCGGAGAGCATCGTCCACCTTTCCTTCCTTGCATAGACCATCAATGACTGCACTGTAAGAATAGATATTGGGTTTCCAGATTCCCTTTTCTTCTTCCAATAAGCAGAGCAATTCCAGCGCTTTGAGAGTACCTACAGCTTTGCATACCCCATTAACCATAGTATTATACGTACGTTCATTGGGCTCGCATAATTGGTAGACCGACAGCTTCCATAACACTTTGGCTGCCTCTGGGAACCTTCCAACCAACAAAAGACCTTTCACGAGAGTGTTAAAGGTTACCACAGTAGGCTCGTACCCACGCTTGAAAAAAATGCCTAAGATTGCAAACCCAAAATCTGGTCTTTTCAGTCGGCAGTAGCAATCAATCGCAATACTCAATATGTAGTGATCTACAGGAGCATTTCTTTGAAGCATTTCATCGAACAAATGAAGGGCAAGAGAGTATTGTCTCATCTTGACCACAACACTCAGCAATTTCGAGAAAAGCTTAATAGAAGGAAGCGGCTCCGTTCTCATCATATCCCGAAATAGAGCGACGGCATCATTGGGCTCACGTATAGATTCAAGATTGAATCTGGGATAGGGGGAGAAGTATCTAATTTGGTAGCTGAGATTATCAAAATGGAATCTGGGTTTGGTAAGAAACGAGTGTGGAGAAGCAATGGGGAGAGTGGATGAATTTAAAGGAGAATTGGAGATAATTCTTCCCAAAATCATGGCAGCGTGATTCCGACTCATTCTCactcaaatttttctttttatgtgaTAATTTTTGAGAAGGTTTGGAAGAGATGAATGAAAAAGGTGTATGATGATAAGATGAGTACAAAAGCAGGTATTGTGTATTTGTGTTAAATAAACAAAGTGGCTGTTGTGTTAAATAGGCTTGCAAATAAAAGCATAactgaaaacaataaaataggTCAACTAATCCTAAAGAATAggactttatttttttttgaggaaaaagaATAGGACTTTATTAAACACAAGTAACGGCAAATTCTAATTTcaggttttgtattttttaagggaaattatatggagccataattatggctgcCATAATACCCTTCAAATATTCAACCCAAACGATTTCCCCAACCCTAATTCACACAATTATTTTAGGAAATGATTCCTATTGAAATAAACGGGTTTTTCCCCTTATTTAAATCAACAactattttaggaaataaaTTATTGATTGATTCCTAAAAATTTCAACTATTTTTTTAgggattgaaaattttcaactaaCATTAACAAATAGCATCGATTGTTTTATTGAACTAATGTTGGCTAATTTTTGGATGATGGataatctttaaaaaaataagtttagtGGGAGATGTTGtatgaatatatttaattaattatacgaTTTTCAagctcattattaatcatgaaaaaaatgatactatattatagttgagtatatatatatatatatatatatatatatatatatatatatatagggaagggatcaaaaaagaatgctaaatgtagagagaatgaagaataCATCAGAGCGTTAATTTTGTTGAATCCAGCGGTGGAGATAAATTGCAATTTAATATGCTGTAAGATTTAAAAAGGTTATAATTGTAATCTCAATTAATCTTGTAACCGAAAATATCTGTATTATTTATGGCAAGATTTAATATATCCCTATAATTTAGTCAATGTTTCGTGCATGGACTCAGCCGCAAGATTTGATGAATCCCTAAATGAGAATTTGCAGCCAATTTATATGTGTATAATAGCTATAATAGGTTTATTTGTTACTAATTTTTCGCTTAAACATTTGTTTAATTCTGTAAAacaatgtttttttatttttctttgaataattttaatgtGTAATCACAAATTGAATAGATAATAAAATCTTCACctaattgatatttttattaatccattaattaattacgcATGCAGAATTTAAgtcttaaataaaattagtaattcatATAGCATTTTTGCgaataattatattgtatttgaatattgttcaaATAGTACctaaataagaattatatttttgcgaATAAAGATATTAATTTGTTGAATAACTTTCTTTGTGcgataaataataattatattgtatttgaatatttttctaaatgTACCTAAATACAAATTATCTTTTTGCGAATAAGGATAGTAATTTGCTGAATAACTTTCTTAGTAcgataaacaataattatattcCATGGATGACAtttcatgaattttatttattttttatggaaaGGATTATACATGCTTAGCTGTActcaattaaatattttgtaattaacGCATGTATTTGACAAGAGTTTACTTATTAGATTTGTTTTCCAGAAATTTGCTTTATCATTTCAAGTCTTTATACTTTAGAATGCTAACTTGttttcgaataaaaatcatatttatctGAATAAGGATAATAGTTTgctgaataatttatatgatactcataaattgtgaataagaaaactattttgttgaataaagtagCATTTTTCATTAATAATTGTATCTGAATTTTGTTCAAGATttatcgaataaaaatcatatttatgtgaataaggaataaagtttgctgaataatttatatgatactcataaattgtgaataaggaaactattttgttgaataaagtagTATTTTTCATGAATAATCGTATCTGAATTTTGTTCAAGATTTatcgaataaaaataatatctatactatattaaaacagcagttttcaattagaaattgatttcaaatcaatttgaaattgatttgaatggcaattttgataatacttttaatatgaaggttaaaaaaaaattattgacacCACTAACTCATTTCACACGTTCAcactaattcaacaaaatatattaattacttagaaaacactattcaaatatatttattcaatttgattttcttttaaattcatcaactttaatttataaaaaaatattcaatatggatgttaaattaaagataatgacgatatctttaatttgatgtaaaaattataaaaaataaatttaaaaccaataagttattatagtttaaagtcaccaaattatttttttctctctcctctctcttctctcctctatcatctcctctctcatttctcattttttaaaattcacggttctttcattcctttttccatatttttttattttattttttatgtttttactatagatcagtattttttatattttactatttatatttttattatatcagtttaatgcaattacaatgatgaaacttatatttgttcattttagaaatctttagcttaaaaatatttttttaaaggtcaactttatattaatataaatttgtagataaataactaatatatagtatatcttaaaaatcgaatttttaagcttcaaaattactcattggaaaatcagtaattagagaaccattatcgattttctatattaaactacagttatactatatgtaaataaatagttttgtacatcttagaatattatatgatccataatgatactcattatcatatatacttgcttttgatatttcataatttatttatttataaatttatacacattatcaattaaatcaattaattgctatttcaataattgaaaattcgaatgttttcagattgatatttttattgagattatattgtgaataatttattttttattgagatcatttatgtttatatttacttatatatatatatatatatattatgtttaacatttttatttatttatttaaattatcgttcaatttcgatgatggtcgtgcatcgcacgagcgggcacatACTAGTTTATGTGAATAAGGAATAAAGTTTgttgaataatttatatgatactcataaatctttatatatataaaaagcaaagtaaatgtaatttcattCAATTTGAAGGACATAATTGGAATTGAAGTGAAAAATTATATACAACCGTTTTTTTAGTAGCAACGTGACTTGATTCCGCTTTCCAAAAATTTGgcatcactattttattttttctttcataaTGGTATAACttattgtttttctttattattgTTCTTAATGacataacttaattaaaatatataagtttttttaatcaaattttgtcTTCAAGGCCgccatttttttaatgttttaattACAAAATTGATTATTATATCTCTAAACATACTCAACAAATTTGATATTaacaattttaatataactgactcttttaaaaaaataatgttaaataattgaacttttatttatgtataaaaatttaattgacTCTTTTATTtctgcaaaaaaataaattattgatagaataaaataatattactatcaaaatacatcaaattattataatttattctatgaaagaaaaatattacattctaaaggatgatgatgatgatgatgtatcTATATATCTTTTTGAATTcattgataatttattttagttaaataatattaacataattataaattaaaatctagctACAAATAAATTATGAGGAGTTAATTAACTAACTAAAATAGAGAAAAACAATGATTAGTTATTATGTCGCAAAATGTTCTAAATATGTTGAAGtttaatgaaattaatagtCGAATAGAGAATATTAAGCATAAGTTACAATTTAAagtataaaaaattcaaattagaatcaatttttttcgaaaaaGACATGGAgtgtgtaattttttaattatatatatatatatatatatatatatatatatatatatatatatatttagcgTGGTTTCATCTTGAATTAcatatgcatcttaaatgaaaaattgtggaaaatcatttaatttaatatgtattgactctgaaataaataaataaatagattctaTTATGATactttgattattatattatgcatttagatttatttaatgtaTGAAATTTACT is a window encoding:
- the LOC130999420 gene encoding putative pentatricopeptide repeat-containing protein At1g12700, mitochondrial — protein: MSRNHAAMILGRIISNSPLNSSTLPIASPHSFLTKPRFHFDNLSYQIRYFSPYPRFNLESIREPNDAVALFRDMMRTEPLPSIKLFSKLLSVVVKMRQYSLALHLFDEMLQRNAPVDHYILSIAIDCYCRLKRPDFGFAILGIFFKRGYEPTVVTFNTLVKGLLLVGRFPEAAKVLWKLSVYQLCEPNERTYNTMVNGVCKAVGTLKALELLCLLEEEKGIWKPNIYSYSAVIDGLCKEGKVDDALRLFSSLGDKGISPDVVTYTSIIEGLCKRRRIDEAEDILKKMIADLIYPDVWTCTIFVDAWCRDGKVEEAEHMLVSMKEIDVQPNIVTYNALINGYSMQGKMDEAERIFQLAVSSGIKPDIISYTSLMNGYCKKGQVDEVSRLFTIIPYQGLKRNVVSYTIMLEALFREGKCEDGLKLFKEMEALQVSPNIKTYNVLLDGLCGAHRIGEAFSVLHTMEDKGIIPDIVTYTILIEGLCHDNKVTQAKDLFDELPSKGMQHDAVTYTILIGALCKDGQIEEAKDLMMQMANNGCLPDCVTYNVFVQGLLKRNKTSDAILLLEEMESRGFTLDETTFSMLIEPVVSAGKDSVLFDKLKKLVPKDLFSR